The following are encoded in a window of Perca fluviatilis chromosome 21, GENO_Pfluv_1.0, whole genome shotgun sequence genomic DNA:
- the grnb gene encoding granulin b isoform X2 gives MTLQMGILCLALLGLSSALVCPDGGMCEDKNTCCKNTLGGYGCCPLPHAECCSDHLHCCYEGTVCDLVHAKCVNKTVSLPWMRRVPTKQALLGPQLGERVKAVICPDKESECPDDTTCCQLLDGSWGCCPLPKAVCCEDKLHCCPGGTKCDLAHSKCVSASMESFPMLQKLPARRRENNPVTCPGGKSSCPESFTCCLLTSGDYGCCPYTEAMCCSDHIHCCPSDTICDLEHGICKSGDTSVPLLKKIAAVPNDVDCPDKKSACPDETTCCQMTNGTYGCCPMPNAVCCSDHAHCCPEGTECDLSHSTCVSARGENTMTPKISAVATELVAVQSKVGEVPCNDSAACADGNTCCKSPVGEWACCPLPKAVCCEDHLHCCPHGTTCNLAASTCDDPSGSTVMPWLSKVPAFPLLTDNGKCDKTTSCPGKSTCCKTESGGWACCPLAQAVCCDDHVHCCPHSTVCNLEAESCDDPLGFLPSLRWVEKVLALTAEVEDEKCDKQTMCPGGTTCCNKGSGQWACCPLPQAVCCNDHEHCCPKGYKCNVAEQACDKPGDLSLPWLQKIPALQKEPSRAVSSPTLRARNMCDAQTSCPRDTTCCFMEKTHKWGCCPLPNAVCCSDGNHCCPSGHTCEADRSSCSKGPHVVIPWFSKLSALTEPGAVTDVKCDDKSSCAAGTTCCKLQTGEWGCCPLVKAVCCADHEHCCPQGYACNMQTGTCEKKDHDALILSLPQSKVVRSEPRDTEGDADVPCDGTGEFHCPEQDTCCKVSASEWACCPSPRAVCCSDSKHCCPAGYSCDLKAGGCSLHPQLTWDTLIGENRKKDFVRHGL, from the exons ACGCTGCAGATGGGGATCTTGTGTCTGGCTCTGTTGGGCCTGAGCTCAGCGCTGGTCTGTCCGGATGGAGGCATGTGTGAAGACAAAAACACCTGCTGCAAGAACACTTTGGGAGGATACGGATGCTGTCCACTACCTCAC GCTGAGTGTTGTTCAGACCATCTCCACTGCTGCTATGAGGGGACGGTTTGTGATCTCGTCCACGCCAAATGTGTTAATAAAACCGTGTCCCTACCCTGGATGAGACGCGTTCCCACCAAACAGGCTCTGCTCGGCCCTCAG CTCGGGGAGAGAGTGAAAGCAGTCATTTGTCCGGACAAGGAGTCTGAATGTCCGGATGACACCACTTGCTGCCAGCTTCTTGATGGTTCCTGGGGCTGCTGTCCATTACCTAAG GCGGTGTGTTGTGAGGATAAACTCCACTGTTGCCCCGGGGGAACAAAGTGTGATCTTGCTCACTCaaagtgtgtgtctgcctcGATGGAGTCCTTCCCCATGCTGCAGAAACTGCCTGCCAGGAGGAGGGAGAATAATCCAG TGACATGTCCTGGTGGGAAAAGCAGCTGCCCAGAGAGTTTTACATGTTGCCTGCTAACCAGTGGAGACTACGGCTGCTGCCCTTACACAGAG GCCATGTGCTGCAGCGATCATATCCACTGTTGCCCTAGCGACACCATATGTGACCTGGAGCATGGGATCTGCAAGTCTGGTGACACCAGCGTGCCACTGCTGAAGAAGATTGCTGCCGTACCCAATGACG TTGATTGTCCAGACAAGAAATCAGCATGtcctgacgagacaacatgCTGCCAGATGACCAACGGCACATATGGCTGCTGTCCGATGCCCAAT GCCGTCTGCTGTTCAGATCACGCCCACTGTTGTCCTGAAGGAACAGAGTGTGACCTCTCCCACAGCACCTGTGTGTCCGCCCGGGGAGAGAACACCATGACCCCGAAGATCTCCGCTGTTGCCACGGAGCTGGTGGCCGTTCAGAGCAAAG TCGGTGAAGTTCCCTGCAACGACTCCGCGGCCTGCGCTGACGGAAACACCTGCTGTAAATCGCCAGTGGGAGAATGGGCCTGTTGTCCGCTACCTAAG GCCGTGTGTTGCGAGGACCACCTGCACTGCTGCCCCCACGGCACCACATGTAACCTTGCAGCCTCCACGTGCGACGATCCCTCAGGCAGCACCGTGATGCCCTGGCTCAGCAAAGTGCCCGCCTTCCCCTTACTGACCGATAACGGCAAGTGTGACAAGACTACGTCGTGCCCTGGGAAATCCACCTGCTGCAAGACGGAAAGCGGAGGCTGGGCCTGCTGTCCTCTTGCGCAG GCTGTGTGCTGTGACGACCACGTCCACTGCTGCCCTCACAGTACAGTCTGCAACCTGGAGGCTGAAAGTTGTGACGACCCATTGGGCTTCTTACCTTCCCTCCGCTGGGTGGAGAAGGTGCTGGCTCTGACCGCGGAGGTGGAGGATGAGAAATGTGACAAGCAAACGATGTGTCCAGGAGGCACCACCTGCTGTAATAAAGGCTCGGGACAGTGGGCCTGCTGCCCCTTACCTCAG GCCGTGTGCTGTAACGATCATGAGCACTGCTGCCCCAAAGGCTACAAATGTAACGTGGCTGAACAGGCGTGCGACAAACCCGGTGACCTCAGCCTGCCCTGGCTGCAGAAGATACCGGCCCTGCAGAAAGAGCCCAGTCGGGCTGTTTCCAGTCCAACTCTTCGGGCCAGGAACATGTGTGACGCCCAGACCAGCTGCCCCAGAGATACGACCTGCTGCTTCATGGAGAAGACCCACAAATGGGGCTGCTGCCCTCTGCCGAAC GCGGTGTGTTGTAGTGATGGAAACCACTGCTGCCCCAGCGGTCACACCTGTGAAGCTGACCGCTCCTCCTGCTCAAAGGGCCCCCATGTTGTCATACCCTGGTTCAGCAAGCTGAGCGCTCTGACCGAGCCGGGCGCCGTGACGGACGTTAAATGTGACGACAAAAGCAGCTGTGCTGCCGGAACGACCTGCTGTAAACTGCAGACAGGAGAGTGGGGCTGCTGCCCGCTGGTCAAG GCGGTGTGCTGTGCGGACCACGAGCACTGCTGTCCTCAGGGCTACGCCTGCAACATGCAGACCGGAACGTGCGAGAAGAAGGACCACGACGCGCTCATCCTCAGCCTCCCTCAGAGCAAAGTGGTACGGTCCGAGCCGAGAGACACCGAGGGCGACGCGGACGTTCC
- the grnb gene encoding granulin b isoform X1 — translation MTLQMGILCLALLGLSSALVCPDGGMCEDKNTCCKNTLGGYGCCPLPHAECCSDHLHCCYEGTVCDLVHAKCVNKTVSLPWMRRVPTKQALLGPQVTLGERVKAVICPDKESECPDDTTCCQLLDGSWGCCPLPKAVCCEDKLHCCPGGTKCDLAHSKCVSASMESFPMLQKLPARRRENNPVTCPGGKSSCPESFTCCLLTSGDYGCCPYTEAMCCSDHIHCCPSDTICDLEHGICKSGDTSVPLLKKIAAVPNDVDCPDKKSACPDETTCCQMTNGTYGCCPMPNAVCCSDHAHCCPEGTECDLSHSTCVSARGENTMTPKISAVATELVAVQSKVGEVPCNDSAACADGNTCCKSPVGEWACCPLPKAVCCEDHLHCCPHGTTCNLAASTCDDPSGSTVMPWLSKVPAFPLLTDNGKCDKTTSCPGKSTCCKTESGGWACCPLAQAVCCDDHVHCCPHSTVCNLEAESCDDPLGFLPSLRWVEKVLALTAEVEDEKCDKQTMCPGGTTCCNKGSGQWACCPLPQAVCCNDHEHCCPKGYKCNVAEQACDKPGDLSLPWLQKIPALQKEPSRAVSSPTLRARNMCDAQTSCPRDTTCCFMEKTHKWGCCPLPNAVCCSDGNHCCPSGHTCEADRSSCSKGPHVVIPWFSKLSALTEPGAVTDVKCDDKSSCAAGTTCCKLQTGEWGCCPLVKAVCCADHEHCCPQGYACNMQTGTCEKKDHDALILSLPQSKVVRSEPRDTEGDADVPCDGTGEFHCPEQDTCCKVSASEWACCPSPRAVCCSDSKHCCPAGYSCDLKAGGCSLHPQLTWDTLIGENRKKDFVRHGL, via the exons ACGCTGCAGATGGGGATCTTGTGTCTGGCTCTGTTGGGCCTGAGCTCAGCGCTGGTCTGTCCGGATGGAGGCATGTGTGAAGACAAAAACACCTGCTGCAAGAACACTTTGGGAGGATACGGATGCTGTCCACTACCTCAC GCTGAGTGTTGTTCAGACCATCTCCACTGCTGCTATGAGGGGACGGTTTGTGATCTCGTCCACGCCAAATGTGTTAATAAAACCGTGTCCCTACCCTGGATGAGACGCGTTCCCACCAAACAGGCTCTGCTCGGCCCTCAGGTAACG CTCGGGGAGAGAGTGAAAGCAGTCATTTGTCCGGACAAGGAGTCTGAATGTCCGGATGACACCACTTGCTGCCAGCTTCTTGATGGTTCCTGGGGCTGCTGTCCATTACCTAAG GCGGTGTGTTGTGAGGATAAACTCCACTGTTGCCCCGGGGGAACAAAGTGTGATCTTGCTCACTCaaagtgtgtgtctgcctcGATGGAGTCCTTCCCCATGCTGCAGAAACTGCCTGCCAGGAGGAGGGAGAATAATCCAG TGACATGTCCTGGTGGGAAAAGCAGCTGCCCAGAGAGTTTTACATGTTGCCTGCTAACCAGTGGAGACTACGGCTGCTGCCCTTACACAGAG GCCATGTGCTGCAGCGATCATATCCACTGTTGCCCTAGCGACACCATATGTGACCTGGAGCATGGGATCTGCAAGTCTGGTGACACCAGCGTGCCACTGCTGAAGAAGATTGCTGCCGTACCCAATGACG TTGATTGTCCAGACAAGAAATCAGCATGtcctgacgagacaacatgCTGCCAGATGACCAACGGCACATATGGCTGCTGTCCGATGCCCAAT GCCGTCTGCTGTTCAGATCACGCCCACTGTTGTCCTGAAGGAACAGAGTGTGACCTCTCCCACAGCACCTGTGTGTCCGCCCGGGGAGAGAACACCATGACCCCGAAGATCTCCGCTGTTGCCACGGAGCTGGTGGCCGTTCAGAGCAAAG TCGGTGAAGTTCCCTGCAACGACTCCGCGGCCTGCGCTGACGGAAACACCTGCTGTAAATCGCCAGTGGGAGAATGGGCCTGTTGTCCGCTACCTAAG GCCGTGTGTTGCGAGGACCACCTGCACTGCTGCCCCCACGGCACCACATGTAACCTTGCAGCCTCCACGTGCGACGATCCCTCAGGCAGCACCGTGATGCCCTGGCTCAGCAAAGTGCCCGCCTTCCCCTTACTGACCGATAACGGCAAGTGTGACAAGACTACGTCGTGCCCTGGGAAATCCACCTGCTGCAAGACGGAAAGCGGAGGCTGGGCCTGCTGTCCTCTTGCGCAG GCTGTGTGCTGTGACGACCACGTCCACTGCTGCCCTCACAGTACAGTCTGCAACCTGGAGGCTGAAAGTTGTGACGACCCATTGGGCTTCTTACCTTCCCTCCGCTGGGTGGAGAAGGTGCTGGCTCTGACCGCGGAGGTGGAGGATGAGAAATGTGACAAGCAAACGATGTGTCCAGGAGGCACCACCTGCTGTAATAAAGGCTCGGGACAGTGGGCCTGCTGCCCCTTACCTCAG GCCGTGTGCTGTAACGATCATGAGCACTGCTGCCCCAAAGGCTACAAATGTAACGTGGCTGAACAGGCGTGCGACAAACCCGGTGACCTCAGCCTGCCCTGGCTGCAGAAGATACCGGCCCTGCAGAAAGAGCCCAGTCGGGCTGTTTCCAGTCCAACTCTTCGGGCCAGGAACATGTGTGACGCCCAGACCAGCTGCCCCAGAGATACGACCTGCTGCTTCATGGAGAAGACCCACAAATGGGGCTGCTGCCCTCTGCCGAAC GCGGTGTGTTGTAGTGATGGAAACCACTGCTGCCCCAGCGGTCACACCTGTGAAGCTGACCGCTCCTCCTGCTCAAAGGGCCCCCATGTTGTCATACCCTGGTTCAGCAAGCTGAGCGCTCTGACCGAGCCGGGCGCCGTGACGGACGTTAAATGTGACGACAAAAGCAGCTGTGCTGCCGGAACGACCTGCTGTAAACTGCAGACAGGAGAGTGGGGCTGCTGCCCGCTGGTCAAG GCGGTGTGCTGTGCGGACCACGAGCACTGCTGTCCTCAGGGCTACGCCTGCAACATGCAGACCGGAACGTGCGAGAAGAAGGACCACGACGCGCTCATCCTCAGCCTCCCTCAGAGCAAAGTGGTACGGTCCGAGCCGAGAGACACCGAGGGCGACGCGGACGTTCC
- the grnb gene encoding granulin b isoform X3 codes for MTLQMGILCLALLGLSSALVCPDGGMCEDKNTCCKNTLGGYGCCPLPHAECCSDHLHCCYEGTVCDLVHAKCVNKTVSLPWMRRVPTKQALLGPQVTLGERVKAVICPDKESECPDDTTCCQLLDGSWGCCPLPKAVCCEDKLHCCPGGTKCDLAHSKCVSASMESFPMLQKLPARRRENNPVTCPGGKSSCPESFTCCLLTSGDYGCCPYTEAMCCSDHIHCCPSDTICDLEHGICKSGDTSVPLLKKIAAVPNDVDCPDKKSACPDETTCCQMTNGTYGCCPMPNAVCCSDHAHCCPEGTECDLSHSTCVSARGENTMTPKISAVATELVAVQSKVGEVPCNDSAACADGNTCCKSPVGEWACCPLPKAVCCEDHLHCCPHGTTCNLAASTCDDPSGSTVMPWLSKVPAFPLLTDNGKCDKTTSCPGKSTCCKTESGGWACCPLAQAVCCDDHVHCCPHSTVCNLEAESCDDPLGFLPSLRWVEKVLALTAEVEDEKCDKQTMCPGGTTCCNKGSGQWACCPLPQAVCCNDHEHCCPKGYKCNVAEQACDKPGDLSLPWLQKIPALQKEPSRAVSSPTLRARNMCDAQTSCPRDTTCCFMEKTHKWGCCPLPNAVCCSDGNHCCPSGHTCEADRSSCSKGPHVVIPWFSKLSALTEPGAVTDVKCDDKSSCAAGTTCCKLQTGEWGCCPLVKAVCCSDSKHCCPAGYSCDLKAGGCSLHPQLTWDTLIGENRKKDFVRHGL; via the exons ACGCTGCAGATGGGGATCTTGTGTCTGGCTCTGTTGGGCCTGAGCTCAGCGCTGGTCTGTCCGGATGGAGGCATGTGTGAAGACAAAAACACCTGCTGCAAGAACACTTTGGGAGGATACGGATGCTGTCCACTACCTCAC GCTGAGTGTTGTTCAGACCATCTCCACTGCTGCTATGAGGGGACGGTTTGTGATCTCGTCCACGCCAAATGTGTTAATAAAACCGTGTCCCTACCCTGGATGAGACGCGTTCCCACCAAACAGGCTCTGCTCGGCCCTCAGGTAACG CTCGGGGAGAGAGTGAAAGCAGTCATTTGTCCGGACAAGGAGTCTGAATGTCCGGATGACACCACTTGCTGCCAGCTTCTTGATGGTTCCTGGGGCTGCTGTCCATTACCTAAG GCGGTGTGTTGTGAGGATAAACTCCACTGTTGCCCCGGGGGAACAAAGTGTGATCTTGCTCACTCaaagtgtgtgtctgcctcGATGGAGTCCTTCCCCATGCTGCAGAAACTGCCTGCCAGGAGGAGGGAGAATAATCCAG TGACATGTCCTGGTGGGAAAAGCAGCTGCCCAGAGAGTTTTACATGTTGCCTGCTAACCAGTGGAGACTACGGCTGCTGCCCTTACACAGAG GCCATGTGCTGCAGCGATCATATCCACTGTTGCCCTAGCGACACCATATGTGACCTGGAGCATGGGATCTGCAAGTCTGGTGACACCAGCGTGCCACTGCTGAAGAAGATTGCTGCCGTACCCAATGACG TTGATTGTCCAGACAAGAAATCAGCATGtcctgacgagacaacatgCTGCCAGATGACCAACGGCACATATGGCTGCTGTCCGATGCCCAAT GCCGTCTGCTGTTCAGATCACGCCCACTGTTGTCCTGAAGGAACAGAGTGTGACCTCTCCCACAGCACCTGTGTGTCCGCCCGGGGAGAGAACACCATGACCCCGAAGATCTCCGCTGTTGCCACGGAGCTGGTGGCCGTTCAGAGCAAAG TCGGTGAAGTTCCCTGCAACGACTCCGCGGCCTGCGCTGACGGAAACACCTGCTGTAAATCGCCAGTGGGAGAATGGGCCTGTTGTCCGCTACCTAAG GCCGTGTGTTGCGAGGACCACCTGCACTGCTGCCCCCACGGCACCACATGTAACCTTGCAGCCTCCACGTGCGACGATCCCTCAGGCAGCACCGTGATGCCCTGGCTCAGCAAAGTGCCCGCCTTCCCCTTACTGACCGATAACGGCAAGTGTGACAAGACTACGTCGTGCCCTGGGAAATCCACCTGCTGCAAGACGGAAAGCGGAGGCTGGGCCTGCTGTCCTCTTGCGCAG GCTGTGTGCTGTGACGACCACGTCCACTGCTGCCCTCACAGTACAGTCTGCAACCTGGAGGCTGAAAGTTGTGACGACCCATTGGGCTTCTTACCTTCCCTCCGCTGGGTGGAGAAGGTGCTGGCTCTGACCGCGGAGGTGGAGGATGAGAAATGTGACAAGCAAACGATGTGTCCAGGAGGCACCACCTGCTGTAATAAAGGCTCGGGACAGTGGGCCTGCTGCCCCTTACCTCAG GCCGTGTGCTGTAACGATCATGAGCACTGCTGCCCCAAAGGCTACAAATGTAACGTGGCTGAACAGGCGTGCGACAAACCCGGTGACCTCAGCCTGCCCTGGCTGCAGAAGATACCGGCCCTGCAGAAAGAGCCCAGTCGGGCTGTTTCCAGTCCAACTCTTCGGGCCAGGAACATGTGTGACGCCCAGACCAGCTGCCCCAGAGATACGACCTGCTGCTTCATGGAGAAGACCCACAAATGGGGCTGCTGCCCTCTGCCGAAC GCGGTGTGTTGTAGTGATGGAAACCACTGCTGCCCCAGCGGTCACACCTGTGAAGCTGACCGCTCCTCCTGCTCAAAGGGCCCCCATGTTGTCATACCCTGGTTCAGCAAGCTGAGCGCTCTGACCGAGCCGGGCGCCGTGACGGACGTTAAATGTGACGACAAAAGCAGCTGTGCTGCCGGAACGACCTGCTGTAAACTGCAGACAGGAGAGTGGGGCTGCTGCCCGCTGGTCAAG